The following are from one region of the Paenibacillus sp. JZ16 genome:
- a CDS encoding glycoside hydrolase family 43 protein, with the protein MMHSSSSLQALQNKSWLSDQGDGTFVNPVLHADYSDPDVIRVGEDFYMTASSFGHLPGLPILHSKDLINWRIINHVLPRMELPGYDVPQHGNGVWAPALRFHDGKYWVFYGDPDVGIMMSTAADPAGSWTPLHLVQEGKGLIDPCPFWDDDGQAYLVHAFAKSRCGIKHLLRMCRMSPDGKRLLDEGQIVFDGTERHPTMEGPKMYKRNGYYYIFAPAGGVSTGWQTVLRSTSVFGPYEDKIVLHQGDSPINGPHQGGWVELDSGESWFMHFQDKGAYGRIVHLQPICWVDDWPEMGADTNGDGIGEPVLRYPKPNVGGEHRIEAPDDSDEFEDAQLGLQWQWQANPNPAWYAFEEESHLRLFAFPVPENQPSRTIYDAPHLLMQKFPAEVFHAEAKLDGTALKPGERAGLIVFGRTFAYAAIQMKADGSGMEIIQAQGNGSEENVVWSDGLDEGKVTIRVTVHPGAQCRFYFASADGPFLPCGDREFEAEKGHWVGAKVGLFAASTEEQADRGYVDIDWFRVGRGEI; encoded by the coding sequence ATGATGCACTCATCGTCATCGCTGCAAGCATTACAGAACAAATCATGGTTGTCGGATCAGGGAGACGGGACGTTCGTGAACCCGGTGCTTCATGCGGATTATTCGGATCCGGATGTGATCCGGGTCGGGGAAGATTTCTATATGACGGCCTCCAGTTTCGGTCATCTGCCGGGACTGCCGATTCTGCACTCGAAGGATTTGATTAACTGGAGGATTATTAATCATGTGCTGCCCCGGATGGAGCTGCCGGGCTATGACGTCCCTCAACATGGGAACGGCGTCTGGGCTCCGGCCCTTCGGTTCCATGACGGCAAGTACTGGGTGTTCTACGGGGATCCGGATGTCGGCATCATGATGAGCACAGCTGCGGACCCGGCAGGCAGCTGGACGCCTCTGCATCTGGTTCAAGAGGGGAAAGGCTTGATCGACCCGTGTCCGTTCTGGGACGATGACGGCCAGGCCTACCTGGTTCACGCGTTTGCCAAAAGTAGATGCGGCATCAAGCATCTGTTAAGAATGTGCCGGATGTCCCCGGACGGAAAGCGCCTCTTGGATGAAGGTCAGATTGTCTTCGACGGGACCGAACGTCATCCGACGATGGAAGGGCCGAAGATGTATAAACGAAATGGTTATTACTATATTTTTGCGCCTGCTGGGGGAGTATCAACGGGGTGGCAGACCGTGCTTCGGTCAACCTCGGTCTTTGGCCCTTATGAAGACAAAATCGTACTGCATCAAGGCGATAGCCCGATTAACGGCCCGCATCAGGGCGGTTGGGTAGAGCTGGATTCGGGAGAATCCTGGTTTATGCATTTTCAAGACAAAGGGGCCTACGGAAGAATTGTTCATCTGCAGCCGATATGCTGGGTGGATGATTGGCCGGAAATGGGTGCCGATACGAATGGAGACGGGATCGGCGAACCGGTTCTGCGTTATCCGAAGCCAAACGTCGGCGGGGAACACAGGATTGAGGCACCGGACGATTCAGACGAGTTCGAAGACGCTCAGCTTGGCCTTCAGTGGCAGTGGCAGGCTAATCCGAATCCGGCCTGGTATGCATTCGAGGAGGAAAGCCATTTGCGATTATTCGCCTTCCCGGTGCCGGAGAACCAGCCTTCGCGCACGATCTACGATGCTCCTCACTTGCTGATGCAGAAATTCCCGGCGGAAGTATTTCATGCGGAAGCCAAACTGGATGGAACGGCGCTAAAGCCTGGTGAACGGGCGGGCTTGATCGTATTCGGACGAACATTCGCTTATGCGGCCATTCAGATGAAGGCGGACGGCTCCGGCATGGAAATCATCCAGGCCCAAGGGAACGGCTCGGAGGAGAATGTGGTGTGGTCCGACGGATTGGATGAAGGGAAGGTAACGATTCGGGTGACCGTTCATCCCGGTGCTCAATGCCGCTTCTATTTTGCTTCTGCCGATGGTCCTTTCTTGCCGTGCGGAGATAGGGAGTTCGAAGCCGAAAAGGGGCACTGGGTCGGTGCCAAGGTCGGATTGTTCGCGGCAAGTACGGAAGAACAAGCGGATAGAGGGTATGTGGATATCGACTGGTTTAGGGTTGGAAGAGGAGAGATATAG
- a CDS encoding helix-turn-helix transcriptional regulator, whose translation MNDRLQPKYHIGDHDFSIQYMSRNGSSSMPRPHEHPYFELYYLLNGERVYFMDDNVFTVKKGDMMIVNPHDLHSTASSDKLTFERVLISFSRSFIEQGDAGVAKLLDHGTSRLVRIPLKHQPEIERLLLSMLAECQTEQTHYSSLVRAWMNELLIRLHRIETTLQFQTHEYEHPMHQKISEIAQYIKSNYHERLTLEQVAKQFYISPSYLSRVFTKLTGFHFREYLQVVRIREAQKMLVNSRESVQFISEQAGFEHIAHFNKTFKKIAGTTPLQYRKRHG comes from the coding sequence ATGAATGACCGGCTGCAGCCCAAGTACCACATCGGAGACCATGATTTCTCCATCCAATACATGTCGCGAAACGGTTCCAGCAGCATGCCCCGTCCGCATGAGCATCCCTACTTCGAGCTGTATTACTTGCTTAACGGTGAGCGGGTCTACTTCATGGACGATAACGTGTTTACCGTCAAAAAAGGGGACATGATGATCGTGAACCCGCATGATCTCCACTCAACGGCAAGCTCCGATAAGCTGACCTTCGAGCGGGTGCTGATCAGCTTCTCCAGAAGCTTCATCGAACAAGGCGATGCCGGCGTCGCCAAGCTGCTCGATCATGGGACGTCCAGACTCGTTCGCATTCCGCTGAAGCATCAGCCCGAAATCGAACGGCTGCTCCTCTCGATGCTCGCAGAATGCCAAACGGAGCAGACTCACTACAGCTCATTGGTTCGCGCATGGATGAACGAGCTGCTCATCCGCCTTCATCGGATCGAGACCACGCTTCAATTTCAAACCCATGAATATGAGCATCCGATGCATCAGAAAATTTCAGAAATTGCCCAATACATCAAATCCAATTATCATGAAAGACTTACGCTGGAGCAGGTCGCCAAGCAGTTTTACATCAGCCCTTCCTATCTCAGCAGAGTGTTCACCAAGCTGACAGGCTTTCACTTTCGCGAATACCTGCAGGTGGTACGAATTCGCGAAGCACAGAAAATGCTCGTGAACAGCAGAGAATCCGTACAATTCATCTCCGAGCAAGCCGGATTTGAGCATATTGCCCACTTTAATAAAACCTTCAAAAAAATCGCGGGGACCACGCCTCTTCAGTACCGCAAGCGTCATGGATAG
- a CDS encoding pectinesterase family protein, translating to MIAAKWLKQMLVLTMLFTSFSGGAAYAEESPETVTSSNSSRTPAFPGAEGGGKYTTGGRGGDVYEVTTLADSGPGSLRDAVSAGNRTVVFKVGGVIELKSPLKILGDNLTIAGQTAPGDGITVIGYPTSFDGNNLIIRYMRFRLGDMNETEADSFGGRYKKNIIIDHSSFSWSVDEVLSPYGNENVTVQWSIIADAIHISKHVKGRHGYGGIWGGKNTSFHHNLIAHNSSRNPAFDSTAGNSHDFRNNVVYNWGFFASYGGKGAVTNMINNYYKPGPETEVVRFMNAESTGSYYIDGNVMDGNPEYTQDNWSGVHKYPDYVKLETPASFANPLPTESAEGAYAAVMQSAGATLPKRDAVDARIIHDVIHRTGMHINSQNEVGGYPLVEMVRSTLEDDDHDGMPNDWEIARGLDPRDPSDRNLANEEGYTNLELYLNSMTGNGSANPSAVITAPANNTVVKAGSNVTIEASVSDKDGSVSKVEFYRNGEKVGEDDSMPFRYEWTDAADGTHYWAAKAIDDTGTMAFSTSVVVHANTEGSIEPWKSADIGSPGIPGHTQLGDALGEMTVKAAGDIGGAKDVFHFAYQEIEGDAEIVARVEYITPTNEEAEAGIMFRESLKEDAPFVSLVVPYIRTGKRGVTLSRAEEGGEVARIQPEQQFQLPYWIKLVRKDNQFTSMISQDGTSWTTVGNVQVDLPKQAYVGLVADAAKVNNETWKYNTSTFTNINISADTGSGPKTVYYVNDDFENLEAGSVPDGYGVIPEPQDADHTVTVEEVPFNSTGNDSEKALKVYDNAVGSTGFTISFPQQLGTVVVETDFMSPAMPGTSVLLQIKDAEGTKTPIALEVRKPQLPIQEDAYALVYKNKNGQDVKLTDLPAANRWYNLKVIANAAANTMDIYVDNALAAEQVEFRDDMRTLGLGSALFGRTPGTGKGTYYFDNIKVYVEPAAAPKGLRAIPGNGKVQLDWDNAQGALSYTVKRSTTNGGPYETVASDLSASNPSYTDTSVINETTYYYVVTGVSDLGESDPSNQVRVTPSVNAVKPQAPTELAGLSRNTQADLTWQPVEHAVTYTVKRSESQEGPYIEAGRAEEPFFRDTGLVNGKVYYYTVTATSVAGESEASDPVEVRPVAPLESPADVKASAGDASAVISWNASPDASSYQIKRSTVLGGPYKVIADQVKDIRYEESGLENGTAYYYVVSAHNGTASSANSEAVRVIPFPANTSPPPGDLRLNPAKDHVKLSWSAVEGAASYQIRRSESRSEAGSVVASDLRQPEFIDTDVVAGTTYYYSVQSVNENGPGVGSDPQGATPASVIVVAKDGTGMFTSVQAAVDSIPDGNTDRTIIYIRNGIYEEQVTVPKTKHAVSFIGESKEDTVITYTGITGTGFNERATAVESDDFTAENITFANGAGPQGPAPALDLRGDRAFFKHVRMIGYQDTFFVNNAGKRVYVKNSYIEGAVDFIYGPGIAVFDQSVIHNVRSGGYITAASTPENQPYGYLFLNSKITGADGIEDVYLGRPWRPFAHVLFMNTEMEGIVHDKGWHNWGRPDNEKTAKYYEYNNTGPGAAAEARANWSKQLTPEEANLYTIPMMMKGSDGWDPTRMPVLPQPYGEEDDTPPHTSSKITPETPNGLNGWYTVPVTIELSAEDDGSTVTETVYSLDGITWTPYSGPIVLDREAAAAAIYYRSVNAAGLEESIRSIVLNMDLSPPDIYVETPVQEGGWNVSRDWTPIIEMSDSVSGVDDSRTVIKLDGNPVQPGEAIPLYQLPLGSHVLTVEGADLAGNTSVAEIEFQTVTSTGDMIALIERFLSSGEIGNAGIANSLTKKLEKGNMDSFENEVRAQRGKHVSELAADILLRHAEALREEII from the coding sequence TTGATAGCAGCAAAATGGTTAAAGCAAATGCTTGTCCTCACCATGCTGTTTACAAGTTTTTCCGGCGGAGCCGCTTATGCTGAGGAAAGCCCTGAAACCGTAACCTCGTCCAATTCCTCGCGAACGCCGGCATTTCCGGGTGCCGAAGGCGGTGGAAAGTATACGACTGGCGGCCGGGGCGGCGACGTGTACGAGGTAACGACGCTGGCCGACTCGGGTCCAGGCTCGCTTCGTGATGCGGTCAGTGCTGGAAACCGGACCGTTGTATTTAAAGTCGGCGGCGTCATCGAGCTGAAATCTCCCCTTAAGATTCTCGGAGACAATCTGACGATTGCCGGCCAAACGGCGCCGGGCGATGGAATTACGGTCATCGGGTATCCAACGTCCTTTGATGGAAACAACCTGATCATCCGTTATATGCGATTCCGTCTGGGCGATATGAATGAAACGGAAGCAGACTCTTTTGGCGGACGGTATAAGAAAAACATTATCATCGACCACTCCTCGTTCAGCTGGTCCGTCGACGAAGTGCTCAGCCCTTACGGTAACGAAAATGTCACGGTGCAGTGGTCGATCATAGCAGACGCCATACACATTAGCAAACATGTCAAAGGCAGACACGGCTACGGCGGGATATGGGGCGGCAAGAACACCAGCTTTCATCATAATTTGATCGCCCACAACTCCAGCCGCAACCCGGCGTTTGACAGCACGGCAGGCAATTCCCATGATTTCCGCAATAACGTTGTTTACAACTGGGGATTCTTTGCTTCGTACGGAGGCAAAGGCGCGGTTACCAATATGATCAACAATTATTACAAGCCCGGACCTGAAACGGAAGTGGTTCGGTTTATGAATGCGGAGAGCACCGGGAGCTACTATATTGACGGCAACGTTATGGACGGCAATCCGGAATATACTCAGGATAACTGGTCTGGCGTTCATAAGTATCCGGATTACGTGAAGCTGGAAACTCCCGCTTCCTTTGCCAATCCACTGCCGACCGAATCCGCCGAAGGGGCTTATGCAGCGGTTATGCAAAGCGCCGGAGCCACCCTGCCGAAACGGGATGCCGTCGATGCCAGAATCATCCATGACGTTATTCACCGAACCGGCATGCATATCAACTCTCAGAATGAAGTAGGCGGATATCCGCTAGTAGAGATGGTCAGATCCACGTTAGAAGATGATGATCATGATGGTATGCCGAATGATTGGGAGATCGCTCGCGGGCTGGACCCGAGAGATCCGAGTGACCGCAATCTGGCAAATGAGGAAGGATACACGAATCTGGAGCTGTATTTGAATTCCATGACGGGAAACGGATCAGCTAATCCCTCTGCAGTCATTACCGCTCCGGCAAACAACACGGTGGTCAAAGCCGGATCGAACGTGACGATTGAAGCGTCCGTGTCCGATAAAGACGGAAGCGTATCGAAGGTCGAGTTTTACCGGAACGGAGAGAAGGTTGGAGAGGACGACAGCATGCCGTTCCGCTATGAGTGGACGGACGCTGCGGACGGCACCCATTATTGGGCCGCGAAAGCGATCGACGATACGGGAACGATGGCGTTCTCGACGAGCGTGGTCGTTCATGCGAACACCGAAGGGAGCATCGAGCCTTGGAAGTCGGCCGATATAGGCAGTCCGGGAATACCGGGACACACCCAGCTTGGTGATGCCCTCGGCGAGATGACCGTCAAGGCAGCAGGCGATATCGGCGGAGCGAAGGACGTCTTTCATTTTGCCTATCAGGAGATCGAGGGGGACGCTGAAATTGTGGCCCGGGTTGAATACATTACCCCAACGAACGAGGAAGCAGAAGCCGGCATCATGTTCCGCGAGAGCCTGAAGGAGGATGCTCCATTCGTCTCCCTTGTTGTCCCTTATATTCGTACGGGGAAAAGAGGTGTTACCCTGAGTCGAGCAGAGGAGGGCGGAGAGGTTGCGAGAATTCAGCCGGAGCAGCAATTTCAGCTGCCTTATTGGATCAAGCTTGTCCGCAAGGATAACCAATTCACATCAATGATCTCTCAAGATGGAACCAGCTGGACCACGGTCGGAAACGTCCAAGTCGATTTGCCTAAGCAAGCCTATGTCGGACTCGTGGCGGATGCGGCCAAAGTGAACAATGAGACGTGGAAATACAATACCTCGACATTTACTAACATCAATATATCGGCAGATACAGGCAGCGGCCCGAAAACCGTATATTATGTGAACGATGATTTTGAAAACCTTGAAGCTGGCTCCGTACCTGACGGTTATGGCGTGATCCCGGAGCCTCAGGATGCGGATCATACGGTCACCGTGGAGGAAGTTCCCTTCAATTCTACGGGTAACGATTCAGAAAAGGCGCTAAAGGTATATGATAATGCAGTAGGCAGCACAGGGTTTACAATCAGCTTCCCGCAGCAGTTGGGTACGGTAGTCGTCGAGACGGATTTCATGTCACCGGCCATGCCCGGCACTTCGGTGCTGCTTCAGATTAAGGATGCAGAAGGTACCAAGACGCCGATTGCTCTTGAGGTGCGCAAGCCGCAGTTACCGATTCAGGAGGATGCGTACGCCCTGGTTTACAAGAACAAGAATGGGCAAGACGTAAAGTTAACCGACCTTCCGGCCGCTAACCGCTGGTACAATCTGAAGGTCATTGCCAATGCGGCGGCTAACACCATGGATATTTACGTAGACAACGCACTGGCAGCCGAGCAAGTTGAGTTTAGAGACGATATGCGGACATTAGGGCTAGGTAGCGCATTGTTCGGCAGAACGCCCGGAACCGGCAAGGGAACTTATTACTTCGACAACATCAAGGTATACGTGGAACCGGCAGCCGCACCTAAAGGACTACGGGCGATCCCTGGGAACGGGAAGGTTCAGCTGGATTGGGATAACGCCCAAGGTGCTTTATCGTATACCGTCAAAAGAAGCACGACAAACGGGGGGCCGTACGAGACCGTGGCATCCGATCTGAGTGCTTCCAATCCATCGTATACGGATACAAGCGTAATTAACGAAACCACTTATTATTATGTGGTTACCGGCGTGAGTGATTTAGGAGAAAGCGATCCCTCGAACCAAGTGCGTGTTACGCCATCGGTGAATGCCGTGAAGCCGCAAGCCCCGACGGAGCTCGCGGGACTTAGCCGCAACACACAGGCTGATCTCACCTGGCAGCCGGTGGAGCATGCGGTCACCTATACGGTGAAGCGAAGCGAAAGTCAGGAAGGGCCTTATATTGAGGCAGGACGCGCAGAAGAGCCTTTCTTTAGAGATACGGGGCTTGTAAACGGTAAAGTCTACTATTATACGGTGACGGCGACAAGCGTTGCCGGCGAAAGCGAGGCGTCCGACCCGGTCGAGGTCCGTCCGGTGGCGCCGCTAGAGTCGCCAGCGGATGTTAAAGCGAGTGCCGGCGATGCATCGGCGGTGATCTCGTGGAATGCCTCACCCGATGCTTCGAGTTATCAGATCAAGCGAAGCACCGTTCTCGGCGGCCCATACAAGGTCATTGCCGATCAAGTAAAGGATATCCGCTATGAGGAAAGCGGCTTGGAGAACGGGACGGCCTACTATTATGTTGTTTCCGCACATAACGGCACCGCCTCCAGCGCGAATTCTGAAGCGGTTCGGGTCATTCCATTCCCTGCGAATACCTCGCCGCCTCCGGGTGATCTTCGACTAAACCCGGCCAAAGACCACGTCAAGCTGTCCTGGTCAGCCGTAGAAGGTGCAGCTTCTTATCAAATCAGAAGGTCGGAATCAAGAAGCGAAGCAGGAAGTGTCGTCGCCTCCGATTTGCGGCAGCCCGAATTTATCGATACGGATGTCGTTGCCGGCACAACTTATTATTATTCGGTGCAGTCGGTAAACGAGAACGGGCCGGGCGTCGGAAGCGATCCTCAAGGAGCAACACCTGCTTCCGTCATCGTCGTGGCGAAAGACGGCACAGGCATGTTTACCAGCGTTCAAGCCGCGGTGGACTCCATCCCGGATGGCAATACGGACCGAACGATAATCTATATCCGTAATGGAATCTATGAGGAGCAGGTTACCGTTCCTAAGACGAAGCATGCCGTGAGTTTTATTGGCGAGAGCAAGGAAGATACGGTCATTACCTACACCGGGATAACGGGCACCGGATTCAATGAACGTGCCACCGCCGTCGAATCCGATGATTTTACCGCCGAGAACATCACGTTTGCGAATGGAGCGGGTCCTCAAGGCCCGGCGCCTGCGCTGGACCTTCGGGGAGATCGGGCCTTTTTCAAGCATGTCCGCATGATCGGTTATCAGGATACGTTCTTTGTGAACAATGCCGGGAAACGGGTGTATGTGAAGAACAGTTATATTGAAGGAGCGGTGGATTTTATCTATGGACCTGGAATCGCCGTGTTTGACCAGAGCGTCATTCACAATGTCCGTTCAGGCGGATATATTACCGCTGCCAGCACGCCGGAAAATCAGCCCTACGGATATTTGTTCCTCAACAGCAAGATTACAGGAGCGGACGGAATCGAAGATGTCTACCTCGGGCGACCATGGAGACCCTTTGCCCATGTGCTGTTCATGAACACGGAAATGGAAGGAATCGTGCACGATAAAGGCTGGCATAACTGGGGACGACCGGATAACGAGAAAACCGCCAAATACTATGAATATAACAATACCGGACCTGGTGCGGCAGCCGAAGCCCGCGCGAATTGGTCGAAGCAGCTCACGCCGGAGGAAGCGAATCTGTACACGATTCCAATGATGATGAAGGGATCGGATGGTTGGGATCCGACTAGAATGCCTGTTCTTCCGCAGCCTTACGGGGAAGAAGACGATACACCTCCGCACACATCGTCCAAAATAACACCGGAAACACCGAACGGCCTGAACGGCTGGTATACGGTGCCGGTTACCATTGAATTGAGTGCGGAAGACGACGGTTCAACTGTTACCGAAACCGTCTACAGTTTAGACGGTATCACCTGGACTCCTTACTCGGGGCCGATCGTTCTGGACCGGGAAGCGGCCGCGGCTGCGATATACTATCGCTCCGTCAACGCTGCAGGTCTTGAGGAAAGCATCCGATCCATTGTATTGAATATGGATCTGTCCCCACCGGATATTTACGTAGAAACACCGGTACAGGAGGGAGGATGGAATGTCTCCAGGGATTGGACGCCGATCATTGAAATGAGCGATTCCGTTTCCGGCGTCGACGACAGCCGGACGGTTATCAAGCTGGACGGTAATCCCGTTCAACCCGGTGAAGCCATCCCGCTGTACCAGCTCCCGCTCGGGAGTCATGTCTTAACCGTTGAAGGAGCAGATCTTGCGGGCAATACGTCAGTAGCTGAGATTGAATTTCAGACGGTTACGAGCACCGGCGATATGATCGCTTTGATCGAACGGTTCCTGAGCAGCGGAGAGATTGGGAATGCCGGTATCGCCAACAGTTTGACGAAGAAGCTGGAGAAGGGAAATATGGATAGCTTTGAGAACGAGGTCCGGGCACAGCGGGGCAAACATGTGTCAGAACTGGCGGCGGACATCCTGCTGCGGCATGCCGAGGCATTAAGAGAAGAGATTATATAA
- a CDS encoding glycoside hydrolase family 88/105 protein yields MKQENNWSVRTAETILRQADSEGLHPEIARRWAYVPGMMLMAVARTGDFYNKDDYFDFMKRHMDLFVQADGDIRGYRIEEYNLDQINQGNNLFALSARFHDSRYEKASHTLAAQLISQPRTTDGGFWHKKVYPFQMWLDGLYMSSPFLAQYAKTYNQPELFDEVAHQLLLVERRTRDSKTGLLYHGWDEAKEQVWADPESGRSPHFWSRALGWYAMALVDSLEFFPVDHPKRGTMIGIFERLSRALARYQEKESGLWFQVLDQGFREGNYLETSGSSMFIYALAKGVRLQYLEQPSRPVAERAYEGLIQRFVEAGKTGVHLHSICHGAGLSDDRNGSYEYYISEQVVSDAQIGVAPFILASLEMERLADS; encoded by the coding sequence TTGAAGCAAGAGAACAATTGGTCCGTCCGGACGGCGGAAACCATTCTCCGTCAAGCGGACAGCGAGGGACTTCACCCGGAAATTGCCCGCCGGTGGGCGTATGTTCCCGGGATGATGCTCATGGCGGTCGCCCGCACAGGGGACTTTTATAACAAGGACGATTATTTTGATTTCATGAAGCGGCATATGGATCTGTTTGTTCAGGCTGATGGGGACATTCGGGGGTACAGAATCGAAGAATATAATCTGGACCAGATCAACCAGGGGAATAATTTATTTGCGCTAAGTGCCAGATTTCATGACTCCCGTTATGAAAAGGCTTCCCATACGCTAGCCGCCCAGCTGATCAGCCAGCCCAGAACGACGGACGGCGGTTTTTGGCACAAAAAAGTATACCCGTTTCAGATGTGGCTGGATGGGCTCTATATGTCATCGCCGTTTCTGGCCCAGTATGCCAAAACTTATAACCAGCCTGAACTGTTCGACGAGGTAGCTCACCAGCTTCTGCTGGTGGAGCGTAGAACCCGGGATTCCAAGACGGGCCTGCTCTATCACGGATGGGATGAAGCGAAGGAACAGGTATGGGCCGATCCGGAAAGCGGGCGGTCCCCGCATTTTTGGAGCCGGGCCTTGGGCTGGTATGCGATGGCGCTAGTGGACAGTCTTGAATTTTTTCCGGTAGATCATCCGAAGCGAGGTACGATGATTGGCATATTCGAACGCCTAAGCCGAGCGCTGGCACGTTATCAGGAGAAAGAGAGCGGGCTGTGGTTCCAGGTGCTCGATCAGGGCTTCCGGGAAGGCAATTATCTTGAAACCTCCGGCTCCTCCATGTTTATTTACGCTTTGGCCAAGGGCGTTCGGCTCCAGTATCTGGAACAGCCTTCAAGACCTGTTGCGGAGCGGGCTTACGAAGGTTTGATCCAGCGGTTTGTTGAGGCTGGCAAAACCGGCGTGCATCTTCATTCCATATGTCATGGAGCGGGGCTCAGCGATGACCGCAACGGCTCGTATGAATATTACATCAGTGAACAAGTGGTGTCCGACGCCCAGATTGGCGTAGCGCCTTTCATCCTTGCCAGTCTGGAAATGGAGCGGTTAGCAGATTCGTGA
- a CDS encoding glycoside hydrolase family 28 protein — MIKQTEEAICPDLPVIPEYIVTITDYGAVGDGVYDNTEAFHQAIEACVKAGGGKVVIPPGIWHTGPLTLQSRIELHASAGALVVFSKQFEAYPIRMSTYEGRQMFRCQSPLDGEGLEDIAITGSGIFDGSGEAWRPVKQGKLTESQWDRLIHNGGVVDGEGLWWPTPAARDGKENLARIEKTGSEDPHDYAPVRDYLRPNLLSFRKCKRILLSGPTFQNSAAWCLHPWASEQITIQNITVRNPWYAQNGDGLDIDSCKCVIVENSSFDVGDDAICLKSGKNEAGRLLGKPSERISIRNCTVYHGHGGIVVGSEMSGGIKDVYVSDCTFIGTDIGIRFKSCRGRGGVVENIFIERIRMRDIDGDAISFNLYYEGKAGSGEYQTEVMLPVTEETPVFRNIVIQDIVCSGAHTALLINGLPEMPVENLTVKRSAITSREGIVCRNGKNLSIQDIVLRNQENQLLLFHQSRNAQVANVSGEGGSQDDRLLVVTGERSRQIECSGLKADKARQIMISSEVEPEEVVIK; from the coding sequence ATGATCAAACAAACAGAAGAAGCGATATGTCCTGACTTGCCAGTGATCCCGGAGTATATCGTAACGATTACGGACTATGGAGCCGTTGGAGACGGCGTATATGACAACACCGAGGCATTTCATCAAGCGATTGAAGCCTGCGTTAAGGCCGGTGGTGGGAAGGTGGTCATCCCTCCCGGGATCTGGCACACCGGTCCATTGACCCTGCAGAGCCGGATTGAGCTTCACGCCTCTGCCGGTGCGCTTGTTGTGTTCAGCAAGCAATTCGAAGCTTATCCGATCCGGATGTCTACTTATGAGGGCCGGCAGATGTTCCGCTGCCAGTCTCCGCTCGATGGAGAAGGGCTGGAGGATATCGCGATTACCGGCAGCGGCATCTTTGACGGAAGCGGCGAAGCCTGGAGGCCGGTTAAGCAAGGGAAGCTGACCGAAAGCCAGTGGGATCGTTTAATTCACAACGGTGGTGTCGTGGATGGCGAGGGACTGTGGTGGCCAACGCCGGCTGCCCGGGACGGGAAGGAGAACTTGGCCCGGATCGAAAAGACAGGCAGCGAGGATCCACATGACTATGCGCCTGTGAGAGACTACCTGAGGCCCAATCTGCTCAGCTTTAGAAAATGCAAGCGGATCCTGCTCAGCGGCCCGACCTTTCAAAACTCCGCAGCCTGGTGCCTGCATCCTTGGGCATCAGAGCAGATTACCATTCAGAACATTACCGTCCGGAATCCATGGTATGCCCAGAACGGGGACGGTCTGGACATCGATTCATGCAAATGCGTAATCGTGGAAAACAGCTCGTTTGATGTAGGAGATGATGCGATTTGTCTGAAGTCCGGTAAAAATGAAGCCGGGCGCCTGCTGGGAAAGCCGAGTGAGCGGATCAGCATCCGGAACTGCACCGTTTATCACGGCCACGGCGGCATCGTGGTCGGCAGTGAAATGTCCGGAGGCATCAAGGATGTATACGTATCCGATTGCACCTTCATCGGCACCGATATCGGCATTCGTTTTAAAAGCTGCCGCGGTCGCGGCGGCGTGGTCGAGAACATCTTCATTGAAAGGATCCGGATGCGGGATATCGACGGGGATGCGATCTCCTTCAATTTATATTACGAAGGGAAAGCCGGCTCCGGCGAGTATCAAACGGAAGTGATGCTGCCCGTTACCGAGGAAACCCCCGTGTTCCGGAATATTGTCATTCAGGATATTGTGTGCAGCGGTGCGCACACTGCGCTGCTCATCAACGGCTTGCCGGAGATGCCGGTGGAGAACTTGACGGTGAAGAGGTCGGCCATCACAAGTCGGGAAGGCATTGTATGCCGAAATGGAAAGAACCTCAGCATTCAGGACATCGTCCTTCGTAATCAGGAAAATCAGCTGCTTCTCTTTCACCAAAGCCGAAATGCTCAGGTGGCGAATGTCAGCGGAGAAGGGGGCTCACAGGATGACCGCCTGCTGGTGGTGACCGGGGAACGGTCCAGGCAAATCGAATGCTCGGGGCTGAAGGCCGATAAGGCTAGGCAGATTATGATTTCTTCTGAAGTGGAACCGGAGGAGGTCGTGATCAAGTAG